In Sphingobacterium sp. lm-10, one DNA window encodes the following:
- a CDS encoding DUF1573 domain-containing protein: MKHIKNISAVMSLLLLFACNNANKTSDSTSEGAVSATEEGTKASTGDGEISFVDDVFDFGQIGDGEVVEHTFKFKNTGTEPVIVSRVSTSCGCTTPEYTATPVAPNQEGEVKVRFDSHGQSGKQQKIVTVVSNAKNNIQTVQLKGEVS, encoded by the coding sequence ATGAAGCATATAAAAAACATATCTGCGGTGATGAGTTTACTGCTGTTATTTGCTTGTAACAATGCAAATAAAACGTCTGATAGTACTTCTGAAGGTGCCGTTAGTGCAACTGAAGAGGGAACAAAAGCTAGCACAGGTGATGGGGAGATTTCATTTGTTGATGATGTCTTCGATTTTGGCCAGATAGGAGATGGTGAAGTTGTAGAGCACACCTTCAAATTCAAAAATACCGGCACAGAGCCTGTGATCGTATCACGCGTGTCTACTTCTTGTGGTTGTACCACACCGGAGTATACAGCAACTCCGGTCGCCCCAAACCAGGAAGGCGAAGTCAAAGTACGTTTCGATAGTCATGGACAATCTGGAAAGCAGCAAAAAATCGTTACAGTGGTATCCAATGCCAAAAACAATATTCAAACGGTTCAGCTCAAGGGAGAGGTAAGCTAA
- the yajC gene encoding preprotein translocase subunit YajC yields MLSTILLQAQGGGLSMFLPMILIFVVFYFFMIRPQMKKQKDHKKYIQELGVNAKIVTTAGIHGRIVEVGETSFLVDVGSGVKIRFDKSAVSLDASKALNVEKVEKKEQA; encoded by the coding sequence ATGCTATCAACAATTTTATTACAAGCTCAAGGCGGTGGACTAAGCATGTTCCTTCCTATGATTTTGATTTTCGTGGTTTTCTATTTTTTCATGATCAGACCACAGATGAAGAAACAAAAAGACCATAAAAAATATATTCAGGAATTAGGAGTGAATGCTAAAATTGTCACAACAGCGGGTATTCACGGCCGCATTGTAGAAGTAGGTGAGACCTCTTTCTTGGTCGATGTAGGTTCTGGTGTCAAAATTCGTTTTGATAAATCAGCCGTTTCATTGGATGCTTCTAAGGCATTGAATGTAGAGAAAGTAGAAAAGAAAGAACAAGCATAA
- the coaE gene encoding dephospho-CoA kinase (Dephospho-CoA kinase (CoaE) performs the final step in coenzyme A biosynthesis.) — MGLKVGITGGIGAGKSIVCQIFKVLGIPVYDADREAKNIMVDDATVVESLKQAFGKQVYQSSGELDRAYLSEVVFNDKDKLALLNSIVHPAVIRAGALWADAQRGPYSLKEAALLFESGSYKNLDFTIMVTADEAIRIQRVMERDKVTEQQARARMEKQWPDRDKMPLADAIILNDGVESLISQVMALHERLINYEK; from the coding sequence ATGGGACTTAAAGTAGGAATTACCGGAGGTATTGGTGCCGGGAAGAGTATTGTTTGTCAAATTTTTAAGGTACTCGGCATTCCTGTCTATGATGCAGATCGAGAAGCCAAGAATATTATGGTAGACGATGCGACTGTCGTCGAATCGCTCAAGCAAGCTTTTGGAAAGCAGGTTTATCAATCTTCTGGTGAGCTAGATCGGGCATACCTTTCCGAAGTGGTGTTTAACGATAAGGATAAGCTTGCGCTGCTCAATAGCATTGTACACCCAGCTGTGATTCGAGCTGGCGCACTTTGGGCCGACGCTCAGCGAGGCCCCTATTCTTTGAAAGAAGCCGCGCTATTATTTGAAAGCGGTTCGTACAAAAACCTGGATTTCACTATTATGGTGACGGCAGATGAAGCTATTCGTATTCAGCGTGTAATGGAGCGGGACAAGGTAACAGAGCAACAGGCACGCGCGCGCATGGAAAAACAATGGCCAGATCGTGATAAAATGCCGCTGGCAGACGCCATCATCCTGAACGATGGTGTTGAATCGCTGATTTCACAAGTAATGGCACTACATGAGCGTTTGATAAACTATGAAAAGTAA
- a CDS encoding MBL fold metallo-hydrolase, which produces MKSKTILSDFLVKKGDAYYCRYGDFYIDPLYPVKTAIVSHAHGDHASPGHLDTYATPFTVAFMQQRFPKYTKEAYTAVPFNTSWTINGIKITLLAAGHILGSAQILMEYQGVRYLYTGDYKLQDDPTCEPIQFVQADVLITETTFADPTVQHPDPAQEIQQLNEINSNILLGCYTLGKAQRITHLLNTYCPDKVVLLHHRMLMAHRLYDQYSPASLNYKVYGRKDMKEGIANKVYLVPPLTFNSYFRATNVARVFASGWAKLQQHNDLSLYISDHVDWADLLHYINGVNPLEIWTIHGDGSKLKSHLANQISVRDIQSTALIPVGL; this is translated from the coding sequence ATGAAAAGTAAAACGATTCTATCTGATTTTTTGGTTAAAAAGGGAGATGCCTATTATTGCCGTTACGGTGATTTTTATATCGACCCACTATATCCTGTAAAGACCGCGATCGTATCTCATGCCCATGGCGATCATGCCAGCCCAGGTCATCTGGATACGTACGCCACTCCCTTCACGGTAGCGTTTATGCAACAGCGATTTCCAAAATATACCAAAGAAGCATACACTGCGGTACCATTCAATACAAGCTGGACTATAAACGGCATAAAGATCACGCTATTGGCCGCTGGCCATATCCTTGGTTCAGCTCAGATCCTGATGGAGTATCAAGGCGTACGATACCTATATACCGGAGATTACAAATTGCAGGATGATCCTACTTGCGAGCCGATACAGTTTGTACAGGCCGATGTACTCATTACAGAAACCACTTTTGCAGACCCTACGGTACAGCACCCAGATCCTGCGCAGGAAATACAACAGCTGAACGAGATAAATAGCAATATCCTGTTGGGGTGCTACACACTTGGTAAGGCGCAGCGCATCACCCATTTGCTCAATACCTACTGTCCCGACAAAGTGGTGCTGTTGCATCATCGTATGTTAATGGCACACCGTCTGTACGATCAGTATAGTCCGGCATCCCTAAATTACAAGGTTTATGGGCGTAAAGACATGAAGGAAGGGATTGCTAATAAGGTCTATTTGGTGCCGCCGTTAACGTTTAATAGTTACTTTCGGGCAACAAATGTGGCGCGTGTTTTTGCCTCAGGTTGGGCCAAGTTACAACAGCATAATGACCTCTCGTTATATATCTCTGACCATGTGGATTGGGCTGATCTTTTACATTATATAAATGGAGTAAATCCTTTGGAAATATGGACGATACACGGCGATGGATCGAAGTTGAAAAGTCATTTAGCGAATCAGATCAGCGTGCGCGATATCCAATCCACAGCGTTAATTCCGGTAGGGCTATAA